In Pleurocapsa sp. PCC 7319, the following are encoded in one genomic region:
- the lysA gene encoding diaminopimelate decarboxylase, which translates to MLSTDRSLPNTGHRYVPQITSLDIPPSPNQELLPLTAKVNSSDNLEIGGCELRKLVEQYGSPLYILDEFTLRTACSQYRDSFTTYYSGESQVIYASKAWSCLAVCRIIDSENLGFDVVSGGELYTTLEAGVDKDKIYFHGNNKSVTELEFAVEVGCTIMVDNWLELKNLVQIASAKSEQPVPIMIRLTPGIECHTHEYIRTGHLDSKFGFDPNQLDEVFTYLSQQESLSCIGLHAHIGSQIFERQPHQDLASVLVDWMKKAQGYGLPVTTLNVGGGLGIKYIESDDPPSISEWVSAVSKAVENACNQAAVPLPKLIAEPGRSLIGSACVTAYTVGSRKEIPEFNTYIAVDGGMSDNPRPITYQSVYRAVVANRMSAPITEEVTLAGKHCESGDVVIKNAALPKTEPGDILAVMDTGAYNYSMASNYNRIGRPAAIVVYEGEANLIIERETYHDLIEQDRLPERLVKHQE; encoded by the coding sequence ATGCTTTCGACCGATCGCAGTTTACCAAATACTGGACATCGCTATGTTCCCCAAATTACAAGTTTAGACATTCCTCCTTCTCCTAATCAAGAGTTACTTCCTCTAACTGCTAAGGTCAACAGCAGCGATAATCTAGAAATTGGTGGCTGTGAACTCAGAAAACTAGTTGAGCAATATGGCTCTCCTCTATATATCTTAGATGAATTTACCCTGAGAACAGCTTGTAGTCAGTATCGCGATAGTTTTACTACCTATTACAGTGGTGAATCCCAAGTGATTTACGCTTCTAAAGCCTGGAGTTGCCTAGCAGTCTGCCGTATCATCGACAGCGAGAACTTAGGTTTTGATGTGGTATCGGGAGGAGAACTCTACACTACTCTGGAAGCTGGGGTCGATAAAGATAAAATCTATTTTCATGGGAATAACAAGTCCGTTACCGAATTAGAGTTTGCGGTAGAGGTAGGCTGTACGATTATGGTAGATAATTGGCTGGAGTTGAAAAACTTAGTGCAAATTGCCTCTGCTAAAAGCGAGCAACCAGTGCCGATTATGATTCGTCTTACTCCTGGGATTGAATGTCATACCCATGAATACATTCGTACGGGACACTTAGACAGCAAGTTTGGTTTTGATCCTAATCAGCTAGATGAAGTATTTACCTATCTTAGTCAGCAGGAAAGCTTAAGTTGTATCGGCTTACATGCCCATATCGGTTCGCAGATTTTTGAACGTCAGCCCCATCAAGACTTAGCATCCGTGCTAGTTGACTGGATGAAAAAAGCTCAGGGTTATGGCTTGCCTGTAACAACTCTTAATGTTGGTGGCGGCTTGGGTATTAAATATATCGAGTCTGACGATCCACCAAGTATATCAGAATGGGTTAGTGCGGTAAGTAAGGCAGTAGAAAATGCTTGTAATCAAGCTGCGGTACCTTTGCCTAAGTTAATTGCTGAACCTGGGCGATCGCTCATTGGTTCTGCTTGTGTCACTGCCTATACAGTGGGTAGTCGCAAAGAAATTCCGGAGTTTAATACTTATATAGCGGTAGATGGCGGAATGTCTGATAATCCTCGCCCCATTACCTATCAGTCCGTATATCGTGCAGTAGTTGCTAATCGGATGTCTGCTCCCATAACTGAGGAGGTTACTCTGGCAGGAAAACACTGTGAATCGGGAGATGTTGTGATTAAAAATGCTGCTTTGCCCAAAACTGAACCGGGTGACATATTGGCGGTAATGGATACAGGGGCATACAATTATAGTATGGCATCGAACTATAATCGTATTGGTAGACCCGCAGCAATAGTGGTTTACGAAGGGGAAGCAAACTTAATCATTGAACGCGAAACTTATCATGATTTAATTGAGCAAGATCGCTTACCTGAAAGACTGGTAAAACACCAAGAGTAG
- the ruvB gene encoding Holliday junction branch migration DNA helicase RuvB: protein MSAQANTQETEQNEDKIRPQRLEDYIGQKDLKGILNIAIAAAKGRKDPLDHLLLYGPPGLGKTTMSLILAAEMEVNCKITSAPALERPRDITGLLVNLKPGDILFIDEIHRLNRMTEELLYPAMEDFRLDVTIGKGQTAKTRSIPLPPFTLVGATTKAGSLSSPLRDRFGMIQRLRFYELDELTLIVKRTAEIINIAIKEEGAEEIARRSRGTPRIANRLLRRVRDYVEVHKAEIITEELAATAMELFDVDAQGLDWTDRLVLNTIIEQFHGGPVGLEAIAAATGEDRKTIEEVYEPYLLQIGYLSRTHRGRMVTEKAYQHLGFKTDEPSQTELQF from the coding sequence ATGTCTGCCCAGGCTAACACGCAGGAAACTGAACAGAACGAGGATAAAATTCGTCCTCAGCGACTAGAAGACTATATTGGACAAAAGGATTTAAAAGGTATTCTCAATATTGCGATCGCTGCAGCCAAAGGTAGAAAAGATCCTCTGGATCATTTGTTACTCTATGGACCTCCTGGCTTGGGTAAAACGACGATGTCGTTGATTTTGGCAGCCGAGATGGAAGTTAACTGCAAAATAACTTCGGCACCCGCTTTAGAGCGTCCCAGAGATATTACGGGATTACTAGTCAATCTTAAACCCGGAGATATTCTGTTTATTGATGAAATTCACCGCTTGAATCGCATGACAGAAGAATTGCTTTATCCAGCAATGGAGGATTTTCGCCTGGATGTAACTATCGGAAAAGGTCAGACAGCTAAAACTCGTAGTATTCCCTTACCTCCCTTTACCTTGGTGGGGGCAACTACTAAGGCGGGTTCCCTATCTTCACCGTTACGCGATCGCTTTGGCATGATTCAGAGGCTGAGATTTTATGAATTAGATGAATTGACCTTAATTGTGAAGCGTACGGCAGAAATTATTAACATCGCTATTAAAGAAGAAGGGGCAGAGGAAATTGCTCGTCGTTCTCGCGGAACCCCTCGGATTGCCAATCGTTTATTGCGACGAGTTAGGGATTATGTCGAAGTGCACAAAGCAGAAATCATTACCGAAGAACTGGCAGCAACTGCTATGGAGCTATTTGATGTGGATGCTCAAGGTTTAGATTGGACTGATCGTTTGGTGTTAAATACTATTATCGAGCAGTTTCATGGTGGACCTGTAGGCTTAGAAGCGATCGCTGCTGCTACTGGAGAAGACCGTAAAACTATTGAAGAAGTATATGAGCCATATTTATTACAAATTGGGTATTTAAGCCGAACCCATCGCGGCAGAATGGTCACAGAAAAAGCTTATCAACATTTGGGATTTAAAACTGATGAGCCAAGTCAAACAGAATTACAGTTTTAA
- the rimI gene encoding ribosomal protein S18-alanine N-acetyltransferase yields the protein MKILEIEPLIASQVREVVALDQVCLDGLWTAEGYLRELDSPNSSLLTLSLADTASESFSAKIIGFACLWSIVEEAHITLLAIHPDYRRQGLGQLLLLTLLRDAIARKLEWVTLEVNNNNSNAISLYKKFGFQVIGTRKGYYQKTEEDALILWLKDIQKPDFQLNLSRWQQNTDKNLRSQYYYLK from the coding sequence GTGAAAATTTTAGAGATCGAGCCTTTAATTGCCTCTCAAGTGAGGGAAGTCGTAGCTTTAGACCAAGTTTGTTTAGATGGCTTATGGACTGCTGAAGGCTATCTTCGAGAGCTTGATAGTCCTAACAGTAGTTTATTAACTTTATCTCTAGCTGACACTGCATCTGAAAGTTTTTCCGCTAAGATAATTGGGTTTGCTTGTTTATGGTCAATTGTTGAAGAAGCTCACATTACCTTGCTGGCAATTCATCCTGACTATCGTCGACAAGGATTAGGACAATTACTTCTATTGACTTTACTACGAGATGCGATCGCTCGAAAATTAGAATGGGTCACATTAGAAGTTAATAATAATAACTCTAATGCTATTAGCTTATATAAAAAATTTGGTTTTCAAGTTATAGGTACCAGAAAAGGATACTATCAAAAGACAGAAGAAGATGCTTTGATCCTCTGGCTAAAAGATATCCAAAAACCTGATTTTCAGCTCAATTTATCTCGGTGGCAGCAGAACACAGACAAGAACCTACGCAGTCAGTATTATTACTTAAAATGA
- a CDS encoding IS1634 family transposase produces MYIEKVPNRNSPPAVLLRESYREGKKVKKRTLANLSKLPDEVVDNLRLSLKGSSVVNQEELPELCTVLRSLPHGHVACVLGTINKLGIPQLIESKRTRSRDLAVAMIVSRIINPTSKLGTVRGIRAETASSSLGELLGLSHGDRNEYYEALDWLLSKQLDLENALASRHLQNGSLILYDLTSTYVEGTECSLAAYGYSRDKKKGKLQIVFGILCNQEGCPIAVEVFEGNRLDRQTLAQQISKVQKRFAISQVVWVGDRGTITNANILDELKAKDGLDWITALTKSQIRKLAGVDQIQLGLFDERDVIEIESNDYPGERLIACRNPLIAEKNAQVREELLLATEKELDKIEQAMTREKRALKGADKIGLRVGKVLNKFKVGKLFEIEISDSHFAYRRKSEVIERDKILDGVYIIRTSVELEKMDVATTVRAYKGLSKVEQAFRCLKTIDLKVRPIYHYLDHRVKGHIFLCFLAYYVEWHMRKVLAPILFEEEDIEQISSSDREELLRYQPSPIAKQKAGNKRNQENLPVHSFSTLLNDLATIAQNKIQINLQGERVTFEKITQPTTLQQSCLDLLGVSLICTQ; encoded by the coding sequence ATGTATATAGAAAAAGTTCCTAACAGAAATTCTCCTCCTGCCGTTCTTCTCAGAGAGTCCTATCGAGAAGGAAAAAAAGTCAAGAAAAGAACCTTAGCCAACCTCTCTAAATTGCCAGATGAAGTAGTAGATAATTTACGTCTGTCTCTCAAGGGTTCATCTGTCGTTAATCAAGAGGAATTGCCTGAGTTATGTACAGTACTGAGGAGTTTACCTCATGGTCATGTAGCGTGCGTATTAGGAACAATCAATAAATTAGGAATTCCCCAATTAATTGAATCAAAAAGAACTCGTTCACGGGATTTAGCCGTAGCAATGATTGTCTCCAGAATTATCAACCCAACTTCAAAACTAGGAACAGTTAGAGGCATCAGAGCCGAAACAGCTAGTTCCAGTTTAGGGGAATTATTAGGATTATCTCATGGGGACAGAAATGAATATTATGAAGCTCTAGATTGGTTACTATCAAAACAGCTCGATCTTGAAAATGCTTTAGCATCAAGACATCTGCAAAACGGGTCATTAATTCTCTATGACTTAACTTCAACCTATGTAGAAGGAACGGAATGCTCTTTGGCAGCTTATGGCTATAGTCGAGACAAGAAAAAAGGAAAACTTCAGATAGTTTTTGGGATTTTATGTAATCAAGAAGGTTGTCCAATTGCCGTAGAGGTATTTGAAGGGAATCGTTTAGACCGTCAAACTTTAGCACAACAAATTTCTAAAGTACAGAAACGTTTTGCCATCTCTCAAGTAGTGTGGGTAGGAGATAGAGGGACGATTACCAACGCTAATATTTTAGATGAGCTAAAAGCCAAAGATGGATTAGATTGGATTACAGCCTTAACCAAGAGTCAAATTAGAAAACTGGCAGGAGTTGACCAGATTCAATTGGGATTATTTGATGAAAGAGATGTCATAGAAATAGAAAGTAATGATTACCCAGGAGAAAGATTAATTGCTTGTCGTAACCCTTTGATTGCTGAGAAAAATGCTCAAGTTAGAGAAGAATTATTACTCGCAACAGAAAAAGAGCTAGACAAAATAGAACAAGCTATGACTAGAGAAAAGAGAGCATTAAAGGGAGCAGATAAAATTGGCTTAAGAGTAGGAAAAGTTTTAAATAAATTTAAAGTAGGAAAGCTATTTGAGATTGAGATCTCAGATTCTCATTTTGCTTATCGCAGAAAATCAGAAGTAATCGAAAGAGACAAAATCTTAGATGGAGTCTATATTATTCGTACTTCTGTTGAGTTGGAAAAAATGGATGTAGCAACCACAGTAAGAGCATATAAAGGACTATCAAAAGTCGAACAAGCTTTTCGATGTCTGAAAACAATTGATTTAAAAGTACGTCCCATTTATCACTATCTAGACCATCGAGTCAAAGGGCATATTTTTCTCTGTTTTCTAGCTTATTATGTCGAATGGCATATGAGAAAAGTTCTTGCTCCCATTTTATTTGAAGAAGAAGACATCGAACAGATTTCCTCCTCAGACAGAGAGGAATTATTGAGATATCAACCCTCACCAATTGCCAAGCAAAAAGCTGGTAATAAGCGAAATCAAGAGAACTTGCCTGTTCACAGTTTTTCTACTTTATTGAATGATTTAGCCACAATTGCCCAAAATAAAATTCAAATCAATTTACAGGGAGAGAGAGTGACATTTGAGAAGATAACTCAACCTACAACACTACAACAATCATGCTTAGATTTACTGGGTGTTTCCCTGATTTGTACCCAGTAA
- a CDS encoding CARDB domain-containing protein — MSLSDLYGIFYPGFGAEYLENFPNFILYKGESFEGNLSIGNGGTESVEDFDVDLYISTDSTIDTSDYFLGQYNFADGIDGKSEDSTDIKYVRDSFTRMRISVTLPNPDSTFWSDQDIYYFGAIIDPDNKIVESEENNNSESPDAVHDPDKIYDSYSSAIYIEESNLPVVSFTPDENTLNINLSKPAPENGFIINYKNLTKENYLDRSAIPAEYQDLYSHRYIGNNFYDPESKHLFIQKENYYDLADYKYYDADGGYYDPAEDKYYNADGSFYDVSEKLFYDVDGNSTELTDNSAEYNDSSSSPRHYLPTGSYISLISGIFYDARGGYIDETKEEYFFREGENGLGNSSARLDILTTRVGSLEYGFGFLPKIATPNLDYEIILGENIANITDSTITIVPGETNATIDFNFLSDSVFDPNETIEFELVEDEQKYIVGRSSLYRYFEPKLDVDDLKNPRSGDLNFSIDKNATPGTIVGQINFSDPQGDELNYSLIAGKPNLDSTQDDDDPNSTQYYNDLDLDPKLIETSNQDLDGDGIHPFNIDSNTGTITLTDFEDLDREAANNFTEGKQSQLYNSGYYQLFVRVADKIPTANDLRYSTADLYDTSVVNVQVVDRSPIPESDKILGSLNDDILDGLTGSDTIQGLEGDDTLNGDEGNDFLLGDSGNDILNGDDGKDFLNSGSGEDILNGGNGEDLAIAMTGNDTLNGDEGDDFLVGMTGNDHLNGDDGEDFLNGGLGDDILRGGANPDILLGQDGNDTLYGDAGDDFLKGGAGINYLHGNGGADIFALKPGLGQDFIVDFENGIDLIGITESISFEELNIVYMTEDGATTIQNKNNNQVLAVLEGIEADLIGEEDFTVQYSQIQINYS; from the coding sequence ATGTCACTGTCAGATTTATACGGCATATTTTACCCAGGATTTGGAGCAGAATATTTAGAAAATTTTCCAAATTTTATTTTGTACAAGGGTGAATCATTTGAGGGAAATCTATCTATTGGTAACGGTGGTACGGAATCAGTAGAAGACTTTGATGTAGATTTATATATTTCTACCGATTCAACTATTGATACTAGCGATTATTTCCTTGGTCAATACAATTTTGCGGACGGCATCGATGGAAAAAGCGAAGACAGTACCGACATTAAATATGTCAGAGACAGTTTTACACGAATGCGAATTTCTGTAACTTTGCCTAATCCAGATAGTACTTTTTGGTCAGACCAAGATATATATTATTTTGGAGCAATTATAGATCCGGACAATAAGATAGTTGAATCTGAAGAAAATAACAATTCTGAAAGTCCAGATGCAGTTCACGATCCAGATAAAATATATGATTCTTATTCCAGTGCTATTTATATTGAGGAATCCAATTTACCTGTAGTTAGCTTCACCCCGGATGAGAATACTCTAAATATAAACCTTTCTAAACCAGCACCAGAAAATGGATTTATTATTAATTACAAGAATTTAACTAAAGAAAATTATTTAGATAGATCGGCTATTCCTGCTGAATATCAAGATCTTTACTCACATCGATACATTGGAAATAATTTTTATGATCCTGAATCTAAACACTTATTTATTCAAAAAGAAAACTATTACGATCTAGCAGACTATAAATATTATGATGCAGATGGTGGATATTACGATCCGGCTGAAGACAAATATTATAATGCTGATGGTAGCTTCTATGATGTCAGCGAAAAACTTTTTTATGACGTAGATGGAAATTCTACTGAGTTAACAGACAACAGTGCTGAATATAATGATTCAAGTTCTTCACCCAGACATTATTTACCAACTGGAAGCTATATATCTCTAATTAGCGGAATTTTTTATGATGCTCGCGGAGGTTATATAGATGAAACTAAAGAAGAATATTTTTTTAGAGAAGGCGAAAATGGGTTAGGGAATTCTTCTGCCAGATTGGATATTTTAACCACAAGAGTTGGTAGTCTTGAATATGGCTTTGGTTTCTTACCGAAGATCGCAACTCCTAATTTAGATTACGAAATTATTCTAGGGGAAAATATTGCAAATATTACTGACTCAACTATTACTATTGTACCAGGGGAAACCAATGCAACAATTGACTTCAATTTTCTGTCAGACTCTGTTTTCGATCCTAATGAAACAATAGAATTTGAGCTTGTAGAAGACGAACAAAAGTATATTGTTGGTCGATCTTCTTTGTATAGATATTTTGAACCCAAATTAGATGTAGATGATTTAAAAAATCCCCGTTCGGGAGATTTGAACTTTAGCATCGATAAAAATGCCACTCCCGGAACTATTGTTGGTCAGATTAACTTTAGTGATCCTCAGGGGGATGAGCTTAACTATTCCTTAATTGCTGGCAAACCCAATCTAGATTCTACTCAAGATGATGATGATCCAAATTCTACTCAATACTATAACGATCTAGATTTAGATCCAAAGTTAATTGAAACTAGCAATCAAGATTTAGATGGTGATGGCATACACCCTTTCAATATTGATTCCAATACTGGGACAATCACTCTAACGGATTTTGAGGATCTAGATCGAGAAGCAGCTAATAATTTTACCGAAGGAAAACAATCTCAATTATACAATTCTGGTTATTATCAATTGTTCGTTCGAGTTGCCGATAAGATACCCACAGCAAATGACTTACGATATTCAACGGCTGATTTATACGACACCAGTGTTGTCAATGTCCAAGTTGTTGATCGTTCTCCCATTCCAGAAAGTGATAAAATACTAGGCTCTTTGAATGATGACATTCTCGATGGTTTGACTGGTAGCGATACCATCCAAGGTTTGGAAGGAGACGACACCCTCAATGGTGACGAGGGAAATGATTTTCTGCTGGGCGATTCAGGTAACGATATTCTCAATGGTGATGATGGGAAAGATTTTCTTAATAGTGGAAGTGGAGAAGATATTCTCAATGGTGGTAATGGCGAAGATTTGGCGATCGCAATGACAGGAAATGACACTCTTAATGGAGACGAAGGAGATGACTTTCTAGTCGGAATGACAGGAAATGATCATTTAAATGGTGATGATGGGGAAGATTTTCTGAATGGTGGTCTGGGAGATGACATCCTCAGAGGCGGTGCCAATCCAGACATTTTATTAGGGCAAGATGGTAATGATACTCTTTATGGAGACGCAGGAGATGATTTTCTTAAGGGTGGTGCGGGAATAAATTATCTCCATGGAAACGGCGGTGCAGATATTTTTGCTTTGAAACCAGGTTTAGGGCAAGATTTTATTGTTGATTTTGAAAACGGTATAGATTTAATCGGTATTACCGAAAGTATATCTTTTGAAGAGTTAAACATTGTCTATATGACCGAAGATGGGGCGACTACGATTCAAAACAAAAATAATAATCAAGTTTTAGCTGTTTTAGAGGGTATTGAGGCAGATTTGATTGGGGAGGAAGATTTTACAGTGCAATATTCTCAAATTCAGATTAACTACTCCTGA
- the uppS gene encoding polyprenyl diphosphate synthase encodes MSVEPVTLQKLPTDLSVNRLPKHVAVIMDGNGRWAKNQGKPRIIGHQKGVDALKDLLRCCKDWGVPALTAYAFSTENWGRPSTEVQFLMTLFERVLRRELEEMKEENVKIRFVGNLAGLPDSLRQEIDRSMEDTKNNLGIQFTVATNYGGRQEIIQACKAIAAQVKQGDIEPEQINEELFEQHLYTHGIPNPDLLIRTSGEMRISNFLLWQMAYSEIYVTPTLWPDFDRVEFHKALATYQQRDRRFGKV; translated from the coding sequence ATGAGCGTTGAGCCAGTTACTTTACAAAAATTACCCACGGATTTAAGCGTGAACCGTCTACCCAAACACGTAGCGGTAATCATGGATGGTAACGGTCGTTGGGCTAAAAACCAAGGAAAACCACGCATTATCGGTCATCAAAAAGGCGTCGATGCTCTTAAAGATTTGTTGCGTTGCTGTAAAGATTGGGGGGTTCCTGCTCTAACTGCTTATGCCTTCTCTACCGAAAACTGGGGCAGACCTTCAACAGAGGTGCAGTTTCTGATGACCTTATTTGAGCGTGTACTTCGGCGCGAGTTGGAGGAAATGAAAGAGGAGAATGTCAAAATCCGTTTTGTAGGTAATTTGGCTGGTTTACCTGATTCTCTCCGCCAGGAAATTGATCGTTCTATGGAAGATACTAAAAATAATTTAGGGATTCAGTTTACCGTTGCTACTAATTACGGTGGCAGACAAGAAATTATTCAGGCTTGTAAGGCGATCGCTGCACAAGTAAAGCAAGGAGATATTGAACCAGAGCAAATTAATGAAGAGTTGTTTGAGCAGCATTTATATACCCACGGAATTCCTAATCCCGATCTATTAATTCGCACTAGCGGGGAAATGCGAATTAGTAATTTTTTACTATGGCAGATGGCTTACTCCGAAATTTATGTTACCCCAACCCTGTGGCCAGATTTTGATCGAGTAGAATTTCATAAAGCTCTGGCGACTTATCAACAGCGAGATAGACGATTCGGTAAAGTTTGA
- the cdaA gene encoding diadenylate cyclase CdaA: MSLSGFVPDFSWISSWLPDPVNIIDLGLVLALSYALLLIIGEGERRSLWMVRGFIVLMLATVVSEQFKLQLLKFLLEKLVLGSAVAMAVIFQSQFRRFLEQIGRGEIIQLFQGSGRPKTQPDSVIDRIVDAVKELSQNRTGALVLIETTGSLEEEDFVSGGVALNAEVSKELLQTIFQTTTLLHDGAVLISGSRILAAAVILPLSERTASRQLGTRHRAAMGITERVEKCLCIVVSEETGSISLAEKGTLNRPLTSSKLKELLQARFTPIVERDAVRLSRKIGFQGKILLERILRLRPSGSRKKNH, from the coding sequence ATGTCATTGTCGGGTTTTGTTCCTGACTTCAGTTGGATTTCTTCCTGGTTGCCCGATCCAGTTAATATCATTGATTTGGGCCTAGTTTTAGCTTTGAGTTATGCTCTTCTCCTCATCATTGGCGAGGGAGAACGGCGTAGTTTGTGGATGGTCAGAGGATTTATCGTCCTCATGTTGGCAACCGTAGTCAGCGAACAATTTAAGTTACAGCTACTGAAATTTCTATTAGAAAAATTAGTTTTGGGTTCTGCTGTGGCAATGGCAGTTATTTTCCAATCACAATTTCGTCGTTTCCTGGAACAAATTGGCAGAGGAGAAATTATCCAATTATTTCAGGGGTCAGGTAGACCTAAGACCCAACCAGATAGCGTTATCGATCGCATTGTCGATGCGGTTAAAGAACTATCTCAAAATCGGACAGGGGCGTTGGTGCTAATAGAAACTACTGGCTCGTTAGAAGAGGAAGACTTTGTGTCGGGTGGAGTAGCGCTTAATGCGGAGGTTTCTAAAGAGCTTTTACAAACTATTTTTCAAACCACAACTTTGTTACATGATGGTGCGGTCTTAATTAGTGGTTCGCGTATTTTAGCAGCAGCAGTGATTCTTCCTCTATCGGAGCGTACAGCTTCTCGGCAGCTAGGAACTCGTCATCGTGCGGCGATGGGAATCACTGAAAGAGTAGAAAAATGCCTGTGTATTGTTGTTTCAGAAGAAACTGGTTCAATTTCTTTAGCAGAAAAAGGAACGTTAAATAGACCCCTAACCAGTAGTAAACTGAAAGAGCTATTACAAGCTCGATTTACTCCTATAGTGGAACGAGATGCGGTTCGTCTGAGTCGTAAAATTGGCTTTCAGGGAAAAATTTTGCTAGAACGTATTTTGCGTCTACGACCATCAGGTTCTCGTAAAAAAAATCACTAG